The segment AGCACAACGCAGATCATGCATCAACGGTCCGGAAACAGCCGCTTCTTTCGAATACCGGACATTGCGGCGTCCTGTCGCCAAGCCCCGGTCCAACTCGTCCGCCGTGGACGGAATCGAATATCGGCAATCGAAATCGTCCGTTGCAGCTTGCCAGTCTCGATTGAAAGCGAGATGATGAAAACGCGCGAAACTCCATTTTATTCTTTTTCAGGAGTAAACCGATGAAGGCTGAACAATTCACGATTCCGCTCGCCCTGTTGATCACAATACTGGCCGGATGCTCAAGGCCGACGATGGCTCAATCGACTTTTGATCTTGAGCCGCCAATTCAGGCCAGCACGAATTCTTCTCAAGTCACCCTCTCGCCGGACCCCGCCGCGTTGCCGGTTTTCCGATTTGCGACTGCTGAATTTGACGATGCGGGAAACCTGAACATTGTCACCAAGCACGCGACTCAGACGCTGGTCGCTCCGATGCCAGGTCAAATTGACCCAGAGCTCGACCCCAAAGGCATTCCCTACACGGAGAAAGTTACGCAGACCTACACCGTCGCCGTTCCCTACACTGAGAAAGACGACGACGGCAATGTTGTCAGTAAGATTCGAACTGAAACCAGAACCCGTCAGGTTCCGTTGACTCGTTATCGAGCCCGCAACGCGGAGGAACAGGCTGAGTTCGAAGCCAGGGTTGCCGAACACAAAGCGGAATTGGAAGCCGCCGGAGACGACGTCATAAATCCAGCGGTCCCGAAAAACGTCACGATGGAGTACACCGTTAACGTGCCACAACCTGTCACCGAAGATGGCAAGGTCGTCATGAAGACGCGGGCAGAAACCAGAAAACGAACGGTTGTTGTATACCGCGGCAAATCGGAGACGAAAACTGAGCTCACGACGAAAACCTATTCACTGGACGAGGTGAAGTGCTATGGCGTCGATGGAAGCGAGCTGGATGCTGAATCGCTGAAGCAACGACTGGTCGAGCGGCAGCCTGTGATTTTGCTAAACAGCATCGAAGGGATCACGCCGTTCTTCGAAACGCTGCTCAACCCGAACGCGATTTTCGTTGTTGAGCCTCAGGAATAGAGTCCGTTCGTTTCGTGTCGTGCAGTCCAACCAGTGACAATCCAATCAGGCAGGTCACGACTGAAAATAGCGACAGGTTGTTCGTTAACGCGATTCCGCACAACACAATCATGGCCACGATCGATGCAACCTTTCGCGGCATCAGCCAAAGAAACGCGCAAATGCTCTCGCTGACCAGAACCATTCGCGAATGCCATGTGGCAAACTCTCGCAATCCCGCTTCGGTCATCGATTCACGCAGCAGGTTGTAAGTCCAAAAATCCCGACCCTTGAAGTAGATCTCATGAAGGACTTCGCCGGACCAATATCCGGGCGTTAGCTTTCCAATCGTGCCGCCAAGAAAGATCAGGCTGAGGATGACGTGCGACAGCCAGGCGGCTCGCGGGTACAACGTTTGAAATGATTCTCCTAACCGCGTCGTTAACCATAAACACCACAGCGAAGTCCAGGCACACGTCAGAAATGTGACGTCGTTGTAAGCGTTTTGATGAACGCAAAGAATCGACAAACCAACAACGCTTCCGCAGCCCAGCAACAACAGCGGACGTTTGGCTCGAATAAAAATCGTCAACGCAGAGCAGGTCGTGGCGATTGCGTAGGCGGCTACCAAAACAAACTGAGACCGAAAAAAATCGGGGAAGAACGGATCGACGAGAGGATACTGCTCGTTGACGCCCAGCGAGAACCAATAGAACCGCACTTTCCAAATCAGCGACACCAGGATCCCGGCGTGTACCAGCTTCAACAACGAAAGCGTTTCTCCTTCGCCAGCGATCTGTTTGTCAGCTTCGCTACTGAGCATCGTGCTGCACCCAGTTTTCGGAATAGCGTTGAACCAGCAGCGTGCCGTCCGGCTGCTCCTTGATTTCCCAACGCCCGATCAGTTCGGACTCGCGAAACTTCGTCGACATTTCAAACGTTCCGTGCTTCTGTTCCGCGAACCAGTGCGGCGAAAATTCTCCAAACGTCACGCAGCGTGCCGGGAAGTGATTTACGGGGCAGGCGAACCATGATTCGTGGTCGCTATCGATTGGAGCATCCCCGACCATTTCGTTGGTAAACTGCACGCTGTTTTCAAAGTTGTACATCGAAGGCACCGGCGCCATTGCCGCCCAAGCCGGGAACGACGGAGAAGCCAACTGAAAACGTCGCATCGCCTGTTCCCGGGTGGTTTGCGAAAACAGAATCGAAACAATCCAACAGGAAATTACCAGCGCAACGAACAACAACGACAGCGCAAACCAGTCTTTCTGACGATAACTTTCAGCGATCAATTTTGCCGGACGAACCATGGCAAGAGAATAGCAGAATCCAGCGAGCCACGGCCAGATTAGATTGCCGTCGCGAACCTGAGTTGACTCCAATGGTCTGATTGGCAAACAAACTCATCCTGCACGAACTACTAACAGAAAGCAAATCATGATCGAAATCGACGGCTCACAAGGCGAAAGCGGCGGACAAATCGTTCGATCTTCGCTGGCGCTGTCGTTGCTGACAGGGACGCCATTTCGAATTTTCAATCTGCGAGCAGGTCGGAAAAAGCCGGGGCTCAAGCGGCAGCACCTGACCGCAGTCAATGCGGCCGCAGAAGTCGGAAACGCGATCGTTCGCGGTGCGGAAATCGGTTCGCGAGAAATTTTCTTCGAGCCCGGAACGGTTTCCCCAGGCGATTTCCGGTTTCAGATCTCGACCGCGGGCAGCATCACATTGGTGCTGCAAACGGTGTTGCCAGCGTTGATGATGGCCGACGCGCCGTCAAGTTTGACTCTGTCCGGCGGCACTCACAACATGCTGGCGCCTCCGTTTGATTTCCTGGAGCGATCGTTTGTTCCGTTGTTGAATCGCATGGGACCGCAGGTCGATTTGAAGTTGAATCGGCACGGGTTTTATCCGGCTGGCGGAGGCGAGTTCGAGGCATCGATCGTTCCCGCAAAGCGTTTGCGTGGGCTGGAGATTGTTAGCCGTGGAAAGCTGTTGCAGCGTCGCGTTCGAGCCATCGTTTCAGAGTTGCCGATCGAAATCGCGCGACGGGAAACGGCTCGAGTCGTCCGCAAGATGAACTGGGATCGTACGCTTGAGGAGCAGGTCGTTGCTGCAGATCCGCAAGGGCCTGGCAACATTCTGTTCGCCGAGTTGGAGTACGATAATCTGACTTCTGTCTTCGCCGGGTTTGGACAACGCGGCGTGACGGCCGAGAACGTTGCAGATGCAGTCGTTCGTGACGTTCGTCGCTACCTGAAACACGATGCTCCCGTCGGACCACATCTGGCGGATCAATTGATGCTTCCGATGGCGATTGCGGCAGCAGTAAACGGAACGCCCAGCCAGTTTCGCACCGGTCCGTTGACCGGTCACTCGGAAACGCACGCGGTGATCATTCAACGGTTTTTGGAAGTGGATGTCGTTTTCAGCGAAAGTGATTCCGGTTCGGTTTCTGTCGCCATCACGTGACCGCAAAGGTGATCGATGGCGGCAGGAACGAGTTTCGCGCAGCCCGAGCGGCCATTTAATTCTTCAACTTTCGCCAGCCCGCAAAAACGGAACCCGGGGCTGACCCTCGAGACTGTCGTTCGCGAGCGATAGACGCTTTCTTCGGCTTAACTGCGTCCAGCCGCACAATCGAACCGCTCCGCAAATCCGGAACAGACATCACAGGGCAGACGACCAAATCCTCGATCGGATTTTTGCCAAATCCCGTTCCAGAGGGTTAACCCTGACATTCCGTTCAAGACGAATGCTGTAATCGGACTCACCCTTCATTCCGTTTTACCAGGTGCATTCATGACAAATGTATGTCGTCAACTCACTGTGCTAATTACGGCGGTCGCTGCGATCGCCATTTCCGGAACCTGCCAAGCCGACCTTGTTTGGGAAGACCTGATGACAGACGAACAGGCGATCACCAACAACCTGATGCTTTCCAGTGGCGGCACGACCATCACGTTTGGGACGGAAGTTTTCAGCGACAGCGATGGCGGAACCTTCGACCTCGTTCCGGAACGAAGCGCGAACTTCTTTTCGTTTGAAGCAGAATCGACTGGGAACCATACGGGCTACCTTGAGATGACGTTCGACAACGAGAACGACGACCCGACGGACTACCTGGAGCTGACTTTCAATTTTGGTCCGCCCGTGACGAACCTTCAGTTCACATTGCTGGATGTCGACGGGAATACCAACTTCAATTGGGACGACGGAGCGGAAATCTTTTTCAACGGCACGAACGTGAAAACAACTCCCGGCTACTACAGCATCGGAGCAATCAACTTTCTGGACAACGAAGCCTACATGGATGGGTTTGAGGCAGGAAATGTTGGTGCAGCGAGTGATGAAACGACTGGAAACATCGGATTTAATTTTGGCTCCGAGATCATCGACACTCTGACTATTCGTTACTTCACGACTGACGATGCCGTCAACAATCCAGCGTCACAATTTATCGGAATCAGTGACTTGCAGTTCGTGGCCGCGGTGCCTGAACCAACCGCGGTTTCGCTGATCGCACTGGTCGGTATCGCCGCCTGGACACGGCGACGACGAACTCAAGTTTGAAATGAAATTCCACGAAAAAACCCTCCTGGCAAAACGCTCAGGAGGGTGTTGGAATTTCAGAATGTTCAGTTCACAAAGACGTCAGGAGTTCCGGTCAGAACTTGAAACGCCCCGACTAACACGCCTGCGATCTTGTGATGGGGGAAGTAGCCCCGTCATCGACCCGATCGTGGTCTAGCTTCTCTTCTCGAGCATGGTCATGTAATCGGCTGTAATTTCGAGGACCTCATCGAGGTAGTAATCCCGTTTGATTTCCTTGTTACCGGAAACCTGTTCTTCGATTACTTTCTCGTCTTCTTTCTCGGCACGAAGTTCGCGACTGCGAGCAAGAAACTCTTCCTCGTTCAGCGACACAGTTTTCATGTCCTTTTGGCGAACGTACTCTTCGATCCGTCGAATCCGCTTGGCGAACTTATCCGAAGCCTTGACTCGTTCCGCCGAACGAATTTGAAGTGCCTTTTTGACTTCTTCATCGGCAGAGCCATAACTGCTGTAGTCCGCCGCGGAAATACGATCGAACTCAACAGGGTACTCAAGGTCTGATTCGCCGACCGGCATTTTGTCAGTGACCGAAGGCAGCACCAAATCCGAAAGGACACCTCGTTTTTGGGTGCTGTCGCCGTTGGGACGATAGAACTGCGAACGCGTGATTTTCAGTGCACCGTATTTGTTCGGAGCATTTCTCATTCGATAGAACACCTCGTTCAAATCCATCAACGTCTGCACCGTGCCTTTGCCGTGTGTTGTGGTGTCGCCGACAATGATTCCACGGTCGTAGTCCTGCAGAGCACCGGCAAGGATTTCGCTGGCACTTGCACTGAATTTACTGGTCAAAACCACAACCGGCTTACTCCAGGAAGCTCCACGATTGTTGTCGTCGAGCTTAATAATCTGGTTGGACGCGTCCTTAATCTGAACAACCGGACCGGCATCGATGAACAAACCGGTGCAATCGATGGCTTCTTGTAAAGAACCGCCGCCGTTCTTTCTCAAGTCCAGAACAACGCCATCGACGCCTTCGTCATTGAACTGGTCGAGAATTCGCTTCACATCGGTGGTTGTGCTGCGACCGTCGGGACGGCCAGACATATCCGCGTAGAAGCTTGGCAACTCGATGATGCCGATTTTTCGCGGACTTCCGTCAGCATTGGTGCCTTGCTCAAAAACTTTGCCTTGAGCCGCGCTGTCTTCAAGTTTGATTTTCTCGCGAACGATTTCGACCGTGCGAATGTCGCCACCTTCTTCGGACTGCACGTTCAAACGCACAACCGTTCCGGCTTTTCCGCGAATCATGCCAACGACGTCATCCAGCTTCATTGAGTTGATGTCAATGAAGTCGGTACCGTTCTTTTCAGCCAACGTGGGATCGACACGATTTCCGGTTTCGTCGCCCTGTCCGACTTCCATGATGACGTCGTCAACTGAAATGCCACCTTGCGTATCACAGGCTCCACCAGGAACGATGCTGCGGATGACCGTGTAGCCTTCGTCGTTTCCGGAAAGCGTTGCTCCGATGCCTTCGAGTTCCAGAGAAAGAGATATTACAAAATTTTCATACGACCGACGCGACATATAGGAAGTGTGTGGATCGAACGAATTGGTCACGGCTGTGACGTACATTTCGATAATGTCTTCAGTGTCGGTCTGCATCATTCGGCGAGCGAAAGACGTGTATCGCTTTTGCAGTTTCTCAACCGGGTCTACTTTCTTCTTTTTCTTTTCGCTGTTCCCGTCTTCTTTGTCCAGTTCTTCGTCGCCACGGAATACGAGCAAGTTGTATTTGATTCGCTTTCGCCACACGTCACGAGCCTCGGCCTCCGACGTCGCGTAAGTTGCCAGATCCGGGTCGGTAATCATTTCTTCCTTGACGGTAAAATCGTGTTCGACACCGGCTAGTTCAATCGCCAACTCGGTTCGTTGCTTGACTCGTTCGAGGAACGTCTTGTACACCTTGATACCAAAGTCAAAGTTTCCATTCTTTACGTTCTCTGCGATCGATTTTTTTTCAGCGGCAAAGTCGTCGACATCGCTTTGCAGAAAGTACGACTTGGTCGGGTCGAGCATCTTCATATAGAGCTTGAAGGCACGGCTTGAAATCTCCGTGTCCAATTCCCGTCGCGAAAGATGAGTTCGCGTCATGAGTTCGGCAACGAGTTTCCCGACACGTTTCTGGGATCTCGACGGAGGCGTAATGATGTCGTCCGCGTTGACGGCCGGAACCACCGTCAGGACCATCACGGCCAGCATCAGGATCTTTGCGTAGCAGCGATTTAGGAGTCTCGTTTGAGCAATCATGTGGGACCTTGCGATGAATTATTCTGCGGCGTGGGATTTGGGCCGTGGTCTACGGGCCAATGCATTAAACCAATTGTGGCAAGAAAGTTCTCGCCTCAATTGCATGGGCCGATATCGAAACTTGGGATTATTGTCTATAATCCAGCTAATAGTAGGGTTTCAGAAAACCCCAGACAATACCGATCCGTGATCAGTACGTCTGCTGCGATCCTGTTTGTTCAGTCCCTGTTCGAAAATCTCACTGGAAGTTCTTCCTGCCGTGCCAGCGTTTTTGATGATGAACTCGGGCTCCAATTCAGGGGCCAGATTTGAACTCAGTGCCGAAGAGGACAATTTTCTCGGCCGCGACTGGGAGTGCCGTGTTGTTCTCAACGACCCTCAGTGTTCCCGTAAACACGCCCGGATTTACACCAATGAAGACGGTTGGTGGATCGAAGACAACGGCAGCAGCAACGGCACGTACGTCAATGGTCAGACGATTCGGGAAGCCAGGCTCGACGAAGGACATTTGATCCGTGTCGGCGGCAGCGCTTTCACGTTTACCGAATCTGCCACCAAGACGCTTCCCGAAGAGGAAAGCAAAACGGGCGAGATGCGAGGTCCGGCGGCACAGACCGTGATCTTTGACGAATCGCACGACCCGATGGACACCGGTCAGTACACGTTGTCGTTCCTGAAAGGACATGATTGGGGCCAGGACTTTTTCTTCCTGTTCCAGCTCAGCGTCAAACTGCTGGGACTCGACGACCCGGATGCGATGATCCAAACCAGCATCAAACGGCTTAGCGAACGCACAGACTCAAGTGCCGCCGGGTTCCTTTGGGCATCCGATGGAGGAAAGCTGACTCCGAAAGTTGTCTATCCGAAAGAGTTGGCGAATGAACTGACGCTCGACCCGGAGTTGACGCGTCGTGTCGTTGCGCAAGGGCACGCGATTCGATTTGAGTACGACACCAGACACCAGGATAGTTTCACGGACAGCATTTGCGTGCCGCTGAACTCGGATGGCAAGATCAAGGGCGCGATCCATCTGTATAAAAAAGGCACCCGTTTCCACGATTCGCATTTCAATCTCGCATGTGCAATTGCCAATATCATGGTTCGGTCGCTGGACCGTGCGGACCGACATAGCGTGTTGGCGGCGGATCATTCGCGACTGAAAGAAAAGTCTGCGAACTTTGACGAGTTGCTGGGCGAGAGCCCGAAGATGCTGGAGCTGAAGTCGAAAATTCAGCGTGTCGCCAAAGCTTCTGGCTGCGTTCTGGTTCGCGGTGAAAGCGGAGCCGGTAAGGAACTGGTCGCTCGAGCTCTGCACAAAGCCAGCCCTCGAGCTGATCGGCCGATGCTCAGTGTCAACTGTGCCGCGATCCCACGGGATCTGATGGAGAGCCAGTTGTTCGGCCACAAGAAGGGCTCGTTCACCAGCGCCGATCGTGACCACAGCGGTTGGTTTGAACAGGCTGACCGCGGGACACTGTTTCTCGACGAGATCGGCGAACTGACTCTTGAAGGCCAGGCCAAACTGCTGCGAACGCTGGAGGGGCATCCCTTCCTTCCCGTCGGCGGAACGGAAGAAATTTCGGTTGACGTTCGTGTTATCTGTGCGACGAATCGTGACCTGAAAGAGTTCGTGGCGGAAAAGCGTTTCCGCGAGGATCTGTTTTATCGGCTGAGCGTGTACGAGCTTTACATTCCGCCGCTGCGAGATCGTGAAGCCGACATCGAGATGTTGGTGAACCACTTCCTCGCTCACTTCAAAACGCAACACGGAAAACATGACTTGCAGTTGTCACGCGAAGCTAAAGCCAGGTTGATCGGCTATCAATGGCCCGGCAATGTTCGTCAGCTTCGCAACGTGATTGACAGCGCGATCGTGATGGCGGAAACCAATGAAGTCGCCGCAGATGAACTTGGAATTCGCGATGCGACCGACGGTGAATTCGAAACGCTTCGCATCGATCACTGGGAACGCAAGTTGATTGTTGACGCGCTCAAACGAACTTCGAACAATGTGCCTGGTGCGGCAGAGTTGCTGGGCATCAGTCGGGCGACGTTGTATCGTAAGATTGAACAGTATGGTGTGGTGCGTAAGTAGGACGTAGATGGCTCGCAAGAATCCACGTCGCAACATTTCACGCGTTGAGCATCTTGACCGTGACGGAAAATCCAGCGGCTGGCTGGTTCGCATGCAGCGGAAGTACGAAAAGATTAGCAGCTTCTTTTCGGATTCCGTCTACGGCGGCAATCGGGCCGCGCTTCAGGCAGCCAAAGAGTTCCGTGATGAATTGGAAAGCGAATCCGAAAAGCTGACGACCGAAGAGCGAAGTGCCGCACCTTCGACTCGCAACAAAAGCGGCGTTGTTGGTGTTCGGCTGCATCGCCAAAAAGACGTTCGTGGAAAATACGAATATCAATACTGGTATTGGGTCGCCCAATGGATCGACGGGCGGGGCAGACGACGAACCCGCTCGTTTTCAATCCACAATCACGGCGACGACAAAGCGTACCGCATGGCGTGCAAGGCCAGACGCGAAGGCGTTGCCAGCGCACATCGATAGGCGGCAGTACTGCCGGCCCCAATCAGATCGGTACGTTTCCGAGTTCGAGTAGTGGCAACCAAGGTTCGATATCGATCGCTTCTATGTCATCATAGGAAGAGAAATTCTCTCGCTACGATTTCCCCTCTGACTTCTCCGCCTAAAGAATTATCTGGACTGACTACTGAGCCGAAGTCCGAAAACCGTCGGGGCCGCCAGAGATTGGACGACCGGCACTTAGAGGCCAGCTGGCCATCTGAAACCCGTGCTCGTGAAGCCAGTCTTTGAGCTTTGCATGCGAGTCGTAGCTGTTCGGATAAACCCAAACCGAAACCGTTGTGCGGCGCGGCTCAAGGCGACTGAGAACGTTCATGAAATGCGAGCCTTCCTGCAACGCCTGCTCCATCGGCTCGCCAACGTCCGAAGAAACGGGCTGAATCGTGAATCGCTTGAAACGTACGACGCGAGCATTCGGCTGGCCGGTCTGACTGTCAGGAACGATGCCCAACTCGTACTGCAAACGGAATCCGTTGACCGGACCGATGGTTTCCCGAGTCCCGTCGGCCTGCTTCAGCTTTTCAGCCTTGAGCCGGATCTCGCCCTTCATCTGTTCGATCAACTGGTCCATGGGAACGTGCACAATCCGGCCACGATCAAGCCGGAAGTGGATCTCGTTGGAGAATACGGTTTTGGCAATCGGATTCGGAAAGTGATCAATCGTTTCCACCGACGTTTCGATCTGAGTCACAGAAACCGCGTTGATCGATTTCTCGAGTGACTCCAACTGCGACACCAATTGGATTTTCTCGGATTGCAGCTCCAGTTGTTTTTGCTGTTGTTGATTCAGCTCGTCGCGGACTTCCTTTTTTCG is part of the Mariniblastus fucicola genome and harbors:
- the rtcA gene encoding RNA 3'-terminal phosphate cyclase, which codes for MIEIDGSQGESGGQIVRSSLALSLLTGTPFRIFNLRAGRKKPGLKRQHLTAVNAAAEVGNAIVRGAEIGSREIFFEPGTVSPGDFRFQISTAGSITLVLQTVLPALMMADAPSSLTLSGGTHNMLAPPFDFLERSFVPLLNRMGPQVDLKLNRHGFYPAGGGEFEASIVPAKRLRGLEIVSRGKLLQRRVRAIVSELPIEIARRETARVVRKMNWDRTLEEQVVAADPQGPGNILFAELEYDNLTSVFAGFGQRGVTAENVADAVVRDVRRYLKHDAPVGPHLADQLMLPMAIAAAVNGTPSQFRTGPLTGHSETHAVIIQRFLEVDVVFSESDSGSVSVAIT
- a CDS encoding PEP-CTERM sorting domain-containing protein — encoded protein: MTNVCRQLTVLITAVAAIAISGTCQADLVWEDLMTDEQAITNNLMLSSGGTTITFGTEVFSDSDGGTFDLVPERSANFFSFEAESTGNHTGYLEMTFDNENDDPTDYLELTFNFGPPVTNLQFTLLDVDGNTNFNWDDGAEIFFNGTNVKTTPGYYSIGAINFLDNEAYMDGFEAGNVGAASDETTGNIGFNFGSEIIDTLTIRYFTTDDAVNNPASQFIGISDLQFVAAVPEPTAVSLIALVGIAAWTRRRRTQV
- a CDS encoding carboxy terminal-processing peptidase; this translates as MIAQTRLLNRCYAKILMLAVMVLTVVPAVNADDIITPPSRSQKRVGKLVAELMTRTHLSRRELDTEISSRAFKLYMKMLDPTKSYFLQSDVDDFAAEKKSIAENVKNGNFDFGIKVYKTFLERVKQRTELAIELAGVEHDFTVKEEMITDPDLATYATSEAEARDVWRKRIKYNLLVFRGDEELDKEDGNSEKKKKKVDPVEKLQKRYTSFARRMMQTDTEDIIEMYVTAVTNSFDPHTSYMSRRSYENFVISLSLELEGIGATLSGNDEGYTVIRSIVPGGACDTQGGISVDDVIMEVGQGDETGNRVDPTLAEKNGTDFIDINSMKLDDVVGMIRGKAGTVVRLNVQSEEGGDIRTVEIVREKIKLEDSAAQGKVFEQGTNADGSPRKIGIIELPSFYADMSGRPDGRSTTTDVKRILDQFNDEGVDGVVLDLRKNGGGSLQEAIDCTGLFIDAGPVVQIKDASNQIIKLDDNNRGASWSKPVVVLTSKFSASASEILAGALQDYDRGIIVGDTTTHGKGTVQTLMDLNEVFYRMRNAPNKYGALKITRSQFYRPNGDSTQKRGVLSDLVLPSVTDKMPVGESDLEYPVEFDRISAADYSSYGSADEEVKKALQIRSAERVKASDKFAKRIRRIEEYVRQKDMKTVSLNEEEFLARSRELRAEKEDEKVIEEQVSGNKEIKRDYYLDEVLEITADYMTMLEKRS
- a CDS encoding sigma 54-interacting transcriptional regulator, whose product is MPAFLMMNSGSNSGARFELSAEEDNFLGRDWECRVVLNDPQCSRKHARIYTNEDGWWIEDNGSSNGTYVNGQTIREARLDEGHLIRVGGSAFTFTESATKTLPEEESKTGEMRGPAAQTVIFDESHDPMDTGQYTLSFLKGHDWGQDFFFLFQLSVKLLGLDDPDAMIQTSIKRLSERTDSSAAGFLWASDGGKLTPKVVYPKELANELTLDPELTRRVVAQGHAIRFEYDTRHQDSFTDSICVPLNSDGKIKGAIHLYKKGTRFHDSHFNLACAIANIMVRSLDRADRHSVLAADHSRLKEKSANFDELLGESPKMLELKSKIQRVAKASGCVLVRGESGAGKELVARALHKASPRADRPMLSVNCAAIPRDLMESQLFGHKKGSFTSADRDHSGWFEQADRGTLFLDEIGELTLEGQAKLLRTLEGHPFLPVGGTEEISVDVRVICATNRDLKEFVAEKRFREDLFYRLSVYELYIPPLRDREADIEMLVNHFLAHFKTQHGKHDLQLSREAKARLIGYQWPGNVRQLRNVIDSAIVMAETNEVAADELGIRDATDGEFETLRIDHWERKLIVDALKRTSNNVPGAAELLGISRATLYRKIEQYGVVRK
- a CDS encoding AP2 domain-containing protein: MARKNPRRNISRVEHLDRDGKSSGWLVRMQRKYEKISSFFSDSVYGGNRAALQAAKEFRDELESESEKLTTEERSAAPSTRNKSGVVGVRLHRQKDVRGKYEYQYWYWVAQWIDGRGRRRTRSFSIHNHGDDKAYRMACKARREGVASAHR